A genomic window from bacterium includes:
- a CDS encoding 6-bladed beta-propeller, whose protein sequence is MIFVFIASLGYSEEYYEFVGKWGEYGTSNGQFKYPVGIAIDPSNYIYVADGRNCRIQKFTPQGSFIAKWGEYGTSNGQFKYPCGIAIDSSGYVYVVDAENHCIQKFTQNGSFTAKWGGGGSSNGQFIHPCDIAINPFGYVYVADFGNSRIQKFTQNGDFITKWGEYGTSNGQFISPSGVAIDSFGYVYVADTFNCRIQKFTQNGGFITKWGEYGTSNGNFKSPCDIAIDSSDYIYVTDIWNYRIQKFTKDGSFITKWGEYGTSNGQFNRLSDIAIDSSGYIYVADAENHRIQKFIKRIAASYLKKGIPVYPNPFRSYPPYNHTKIKFGHPTDAEKKLTKEATIRIYNIAGELLKTIMVTPSDGGYKEWEVRNEPLASGVYIYLITNPAGEKITGKIGIIK, encoded by the coding sequence ATGATTTTTGTATTTATTGCCTCTCTAGGCTATTCAGAGGAGTACTATGAGTTTGTGGGGAAATGGGGAGAATATGGCACCTCTAATGGGCAGTTTAAGTATCCTGTTGGGATAGCAATAGATCCATCAAACTATATCTATGTTGCTGATGGACGCAATTGCCGCATCCAGAAATTCACCCCGCAAGGAAGCTTTATTGCAAAATGGGGAGAATATGGCACCTCTAATGGGCAGTTTAAGTATCCATGTGGTATTGCAATAGACTCATCTGGCTATGTGTATGTTGTTGATGCAGAGAATCACTGCATTCAGAAATTCACACAAAATGGAAGCTTCACAGCAAAATGGGGGGGGGGAGGCTCTTCTAATGGGCAGTTTATTCATCCATGTGATATTGCAATAAACCCCTTTGGCTATGTCTATGTTGCTGATTTTGGCAATAGCCGCATCCAGAAATTCACACAAAATGGAGACTTTATAACAAAATGGGGGGAATATGGCACCTCTAATGGGCAGTTTATATCTCCATCCGGTGTTGCAATAGATTCATTTGGCTATGTCTATGTGGCTGATACATTTAATTGCCGCATCCAGAAATTCACACAAAATGGAGGTTTTATAACAAAATGGGGGGAATATGGCACCTCTAATGGAAACTTTAAGTCTCCATGTGATATTGCAATAGATTCATCTGATTACATTTATGTTACTGATATATGGAATTACCGCATCCAGAAATTCACAAAAGATGGAAGCTTTATAACAAAATGGGGGGAATATGGCACCTCTAATGGGCAGTTTAATCGCCTTAGTGATATTGCAATAGACTCATCTGGCTATATCTATGTTGCTGATGCAGAGAATCACCGCATCCAGAAGTTTATAAAGAGAATAGCGGCTTCTTATTTAAAAAAAGGGATTCCGGTTTACCCTAATCCCTTTAGGTCTTATCCCCCTTATAACCACACAAAGATTAAGTTTGGACATCCAACAGATGCAGAAAAAAAATTAACCAAAGAGGCAACGATTAGGATATATAATATTGCCGGGGAATTGTTAAAGACAATTATGGTTACCCCAAGTGATGGAGGATATAAAGAATGGGAGGTAAGAAATGAACCACTTGCTAGTGGTGTATATATCTATCTAATTACCAATCCTGCTGGTGAGAAAATAACGGGCAAGATTGGAATAATAAAATAG